The following are from one region of the Nitrospira sp. genome:
- a CDS encoding DsbA family protein, translated as MIMQSQMFLHRLQHFCTTVAVIGLATMIGCAGPATPAHQANHQSLDPIIERYIQTHPEVIEQSLQALEAKREAEEKTRQKAALATKQNELLNDPGSPISGNLSGNVTLVEFFDYRCGFCKRAASAVTQLQQEDPRVRVVYKDLPILGEASELAAKAALASRNQGKHQAFHEALLASKGDITRESILAIATEVGLDAKQLDADMATPDLQTIIDRNRALAKDLGISGTPGFIVGTELVPGALDLKGLKDLIARAGMSSSIGGVNAR; from the coding sequence ATGATCATGCAATCTCAGATGTTCCTCCATCGCCTACAGCACTTCTGCACTACAGTCGCTGTCATTGGCCTGGCAACGATGATCGGCTGCGCGGGACCAGCGACACCCGCGCATCAGGCCAACCACCAGTCTCTCGACCCTATCATCGAGCGCTACATCCAAACGCATCCGGAGGTCATTGAACAATCGCTCCAGGCACTGGAGGCCAAACGAGAAGCGGAAGAGAAGACACGGCAGAAGGCCGCCCTCGCCACCAAGCAAAATGAGTTGCTCAACGATCCGGGCTCCCCTATCAGCGGTAATCTCTCCGGCAATGTCACTCTGGTGGAGTTCTTCGATTATCGCTGTGGCTTCTGCAAGCGCGCCGCCAGCGCCGTGACCCAATTGCAGCAGGAAGATCCGCGCGTACGCGTTGTCTATAAAGATCTCCCCATTCTAGGCGAAGCCTCGGAACTCGCCGCAAAGGCGGCCCTCGCCTCGAGGAACCAAGGCAAGCACCAGGCCTTCCATGAAGCCTTACTGGCCTCCAAGGGCGACATAACCAGAGAATCGATCTTGGCCATCGCCACTGAAGTCGGGCTCGACGCTAAACAGCTGGATGCCGACATGGCCACACCCGATCTTCAAACAATCATCGACCGCAACCGGGCCCTGGCCAAAGACCTTGGCATCAGTGGAACGCCGGGCTTCATCGTCGGAACGGAACTCGTGCCGGGAGCGTTGGATCTGAAGGGATTGAAGGACTTAATCGCGCGGGCGGGAATGTCATCCTCAATAGGCGGGGTGAATGCTCGATGA
- a CDS encoding CARDB domain-containing protein: MIQRLIIGLLVWGFVGGDVTILDQTVAQAQGVANNRMPARDFAQKAVAPYRIDVSPPTRGVDSATITLKPVPTGTAAIAEKMCALSVRPANGTGSTWQGPADPTCALDAFVRLPIGQYVIRLAILWKVSGNTAGLNQVQELPYEVRAGDRLKVRSLTLDRGPLATNSDGKVIVEIANIGPVAAPRFSVKGIFRSANGSKVVMEKQIAPLQPGAVYRDGISLFPVRSGRSALAIEVDMANVAGEGSEFLTNNKFELSFDVTPGSPPKPFIATGSTRVQEVPHMNSWEIPYAVCNVDPEASYAVTLRCLDNCADPGLSLNAAAPSIPMCTPLGDCGGGYLPDGGGLCPPNLPFPGAIQPPRLKRFISPHAAHDYELAVQAEKVRGPLGFTRDVRIIHVPKICDFPPCTRTEGYRYEGISVR, translated from the coding sequence ATGATTCAACGTCTGATTATTGGGCTACTGGTGTGGGGATTCGTTGGAGGCGATGTGACGATCCTCGACCAGACAGTCGCACAGGCTCAGGGCGTTGCAAATAACCGGATGCCCGCTCGGGACTTTGCGCAGAAAGCCGTGGCTCCCTATCGGATCGACGTAAGTCCGCCCACGCGCGGTGTCGATAGCGCCACAATTACATTGAAGCCCGTTCCCACGGGGACGGCTGCGATTGCTGAGAAGATGTGTGCGCTGTCAGTGCGTCCGGCCAACGGGACAGGCAGCACCTGGCAAGGGCCAGCGGATCCCACCTGCGCGCTGGACGCTTTCGTGCGCTTGCCCATCGGGCAATACGTTATTCGTCTCGCCATCCTGTGGAAGGTGTCCGGAAATACAGCGGGCCTCAATCAAGTTCAGGAGCTCCCCTATGAGGTGCGGGCGGGCGATCGGCTCAAGGTTCGATCGCTGACGCTCGACCGAGGCCCCCTTGCGACGAATTCTGACGGAAAGGTCATTGTAGAGATCGCCAATATCGGTCCGGTGGCGGCGCCACGTTTTTCGGTCAAAGGCATATTCAGGTCCGCCAATGGATCAAAGGTCGTCATGGAGAAACAAATCGCTCCGCTTCAGCCCGGAGCGGTGTATCGTGATGGCATCAGTCTTTTTCCTGTTCGCAGTGGGCGGTCAGCCCTTGCCATCGAGGTGGATATGGCGAATGTTGCCGGGGAAGGGAGCGAATTCCTGACCAATAACAAATTTGAACTATCCTTTGATGTCACGCCTGGCTCGCCGCCGAAACCGTTCATCGCGACAGGATCCACTCGTGTGCAGGAGGTCCCTCACATGAATAGCTGGGAAATCCCCTATGCGGTCTGCAATGTTGACCCTGAGGCGTCCTACGCCGTGACTCTCCGCTGCCTCGACAATTGTGCGGATCCCGGCCTGAGTCTCAATGCCGCTGCACCATCCATTCCGATGTGCACACCTCTCGGTGATTGCGGCGGGGGATATCTTCCAGACGGCGGTGGCCTCTGCCCACCGAATCTCCCTTTTCCCGGTGCGATCCAACCTCCGCGTCTGAAAAGATTCATTAGCCCCCATGCGGCGCATGATTACGAATTGGCCGTCCAAGCTGAAAAAGTCCGCGGCCCCCTCGGATTTACCCGAGACGTTCGAATCATCCATGTTCCAAAGATCTGTGACTTTCCTCCTTGCACACGCACCGAAGGCTATCGGTACGAAGGGATTTCCGTGCGCTGA
- a CDS encoding trypsin-like serine protease has translation MTPVAPPPAPAASGPTGPLPVVGGTFEPNYKYPWVVRMNGCGGVLLDAEWVLTAAHCVTPGIGFGKLIYTRTDPYTGSVSTETRAPAAVGARRDGVFIHPNYTPSNDQANDIALIKLASPFTISPYLQTVGLPRISRNPGMVGTVASFSHTGTLPAGQAAIFRGPVSQLDSPTKLFVQAIAAGASLCPGDSGSGFVTVESGRAIVRGVASQGSVGTCMTPSGEAVFTDVFAFRGWILQTMGKSDNWNTRVRWGGRTARGVMGLGCLPNPTIWGPLNVVGVEEGNMCETGQTQTVMCNLDKNQGDVGKLVPVLSGLTVRTTVNGAAQVQTIPASGNTASFFGVLPAGASREFTCQIGNVLTAGTLGNLGGNMAIMSRGIEEEQSAEPIVEQPSPFDPADGAKP, from the coding sequence ATGACCCCGGTCGCACCACCGCCTGCCCCTGCTGCCTCGGGGCCTACGGGACCTTTGCCTGTTGTAGGCGGCACCTTTGAGCCCAACTACAAATACCCATGGGTTGTGCGGATGAACGGCTGCGGTGGGGTGCTCCTCGATGCAGAATGGGTTCTGACCGCCGCGCATTGCGTCACGCCCGGAATCGGATTTGGCAAGCTCATATACACTCGGACTGATCCCTACACCGGTTCCGTCAGCACGGAAACTCGCGCGCCTGCTGCTGTTGGGGCTCGGCGCGACGGCGTGTTCATCCACCCAAATTACACGCCGAGCAACGATCAGGCCAACGACATCGCACTGATTAAGCTGGCAAGTCCATTCACGATCAGCCCTTACCTTCAGACTGTCGGATTGCCGAGAATTTCGCGCAACCCGGGGATGGTGGGGACGGTTGCGTCGTTCAGTCACACAGGCACACTCCCTGCGGGACAAGCCGCTATCTTCCGCGGCCCCGTCTCCCAACTTGACTCCCCGACAAAACTTTTTGTTCAGGCCATTGCTGCCGGTGCTTCGTTGTGCCCGGGAGATAGCGGATCGGGTTTCGTGACGGTCGAGTCCGGCCGCGCGATTGTGCGCGGGGTAGCCTCGCAAGGCTCAGTCGGCACCTGCATGACGCCCTCCGGTGAAGCCGTGTTCACCGACGTCTTTGCCTTCCGGGGGTGGATCCTCCAAACGATGGGCAAGAGCGACAACTGGAACACCCGGGTCCGCTGGGGTGGCCGGACGGCACGCGGCGTGATGGGTCTCGGCTGCCTCCCGAATCCCACGATATGGGGCCCGCTCAATGTGGTCGGCGTTGAGGAAGGCAACATGTGCGAAACCGGTCAAACGCAGACGGTCATGTGCAACTTGGATAAGAACCAGGGAGACGTGGGAAAGCTGGTGCCGGTGCTCTCCGGCCTCACTGTAAGGACGACCGTGAACGGTGCAGCCCAGGTGCAAACAATTCCCGCTTCCGGAAACACCGCCAGCTTCTTCGGGGTGCTTCCAGCAGGAGCGTCCCGTGAATTCACCTGCCAGATCGGGAACGTATTGACCGCGGGGACCCTTGGAAACTTAGGAGGGAACATGGCGATCATGAGTCGCGGTATTGAGGAAGAGCAATCCGCGGAACCGATCGTGGAACAACCCAGTCCTTTTGACCCAGCGGATGGAGCCAAACCATAG